From Streptosporangiales bacterium:
CGCTGTCCTCCTCGTCGGAGACGTAGCGGTGCGGTGTGTCCGGCATCGGACCGATCCTCAGGACTCGACGGTGCGGGCGTCCGCGCCGACGTTCGCGCGTACCCAGGTCACGATGTCGGTGGTGGTGGCGCCGGGACCGAAGATCCTGGCCACGCCGATCCGCTCCAGCTCGGGGATGTCGGCCTCGGGGATGATGCCGCCGCCGAAGACGACGATGTCGGACGCCTCCCGCTCGGCGAGCAGCTCGGACAGCCGCTTGAACAGGGTCATGTGCGCGCCGGAGAGCACGGACAGCCCGATGCCGTCGGCGTCCTCCTGGATC
This genomic window contains:
- a CDS encoding methylmalonyl-CoA mutase: MSGRIRIVVGKPGLDGHDRGAKVVARALRDAGMEVIYTGLHQTPEQIVEAAIQEDADGIGLSVLSGAHMTLFKRLSELLAEREASDIVVFGGGIIPEADIPELERIGVARIFGPGATTTDIVTWVRANVGADARTVES